The Deinococcus koreensis genome window below encodes:
- a CDS encoding transposase: protein MPGRQHSREFKLEVVSQINSGQRTTAQLSREHALAPSLIHRWRKEVEARGVAAFTDGAATDRSAELRIAELERHCGQLSLENSILKKSLSTYRSTSGTK, encoded by the coding sequence ATGCCCGGACGTCAGCACAGCCGAGAGTTCAAACTGGAAGTGGTCAGCCAGATCAATTCAGGCCAGCGCACCACCGCTCAACTCAGCCGCGAGCACGCTCTCGCCCCAAGTCTGATTCACCGGTGGCGTAAGGAGGTCGAGGCGCGTGGCGTGGCCGCGTTCACCGACGGGGCCGCAACGGATCGTAGCGCTGAGCTGCGAATCGCTGAACTGGAGCGTCACTGCGGCCAGTTGTCGCTGGAGAACTCAATCTTAAAAAAGTCCTTGTCGACGTACCGCTCGACCAGCGGCACCAAATGA
- a CDS encoding lycopene cyclase family protein, whose product MTDTAPQPTRPPREGPPPGGPGPTDVLIIGGGPAALALAAELCARQLSVRVVAPHAPTPFRPTYGAWLDALPAWAQACAAQVWTDVRVYTGPKPTPLLRPYALLDNARLLRALLERAGEGLHWTLGTVRTVDVDARGPGGAAVVHGAGGERWPARVVVDASGHGAVVNPLQFPGGPAFQTAFGLVARFRRPPIAPGAMVWMDYRGPAHPPRLPTFLYAMHLGGDRYFVEETSLIARPAPDRGFLERRLRARLEEAGTPPHQTESSEWVAFPMNAAAPAPGPVLAFGAAAGLVHPISGFQVSGALQDAPVVAQALAQALASGTDAAQAGWDALWPPERRAARDLHLLGVRALLALPGDALPAFFQSFFRLGAPQWQAFLDPRTPTGPLARTMLQVFAGAPWSVRRPLAAAGVADAGVSVRALSAAMKRPSPPSHLSPAAARHPGAMTRSMDAQHDDATLQREDLDQTETVEEGMQGSTGSTDANGLDPQADQQEKFQELRDNLAPLAGQQE is encoded by the coding sequence GTGACCGACACCGCCCCACAGCCCACCCGGCCACCGCGCGAAGGGCCACCGCCTGGTGGGCCGGGGCCGACCGACGTGCTGATTATCGGAGGCGGCCCCGCCGCGCTGGCGCTGGCCGCCGAGCTGTGTGCCCGGCAGCTGAGCGTGCGCGTGGTCGCGCCCCATGCGCCCACCCCCTTCCGGCCCACCTACGGCGCCTGGCTGGACGCCCTGCCCGCCTGGGCCCAGGCCTGCGCGGCCCAGGTCTGGACAGACGTGCGGGTCTACACCGGCCCCAAGCCCACGCCCCTGCTGCGTCCCTACGCCCTGCTGGACAACGCCCGCCTGCTCCGGGCGCTGCTGGAACGTGCCGGAGAGGGCCTGCACTGGACGCTGGGAACGGTGCGGACGGTCGATGTGGACGCCAGGGGGCCGGGCGGCGCGGCGGTCGTCCACGGCGCCGGGGGAGAGCGCTGGCCTGCCCGCGTGGTCGTGGACGCCTCCGGCCACGGCGCCGTGGTCAACCCGCTGCAGTTTCCGGGCGGCCCCGCCTTCCAGACCGCCTTCGGGCTGGTGGCCCGCTTCAGGCGGCCTCCCATCGCCCCCGGCGCGATGGTCTGGATGGACTACCGGGGCCCGGCACACCCGCCCCGCCTGCCCACCTTCCTGTACGCCATGCACCTCGGCGGCGACCGCTACTTCGTCGAGGAGACCAGCCTGATCGCGCGCCCCGCCCCGGATCGCGGCTTTCTGGAACGCCGCCTGCGGGCCCGCCTGGAGGAAGCGGGGACGCCCCCCCACCAGACCGAGTCCAGCGAGTGGGTCGCCTTTCCCATGAACGCGGCCGCTCCTGCCCCCGGCCCGGTGCTGGCCTTCGGCGCGGCGGCCGGGCTGGTGCATCCCATCAGCGGCTTTCAGGTGTCGGGCGCGCTGCAGGACGCTCCGGTGGTGGCCCAGGCGCTCGCCCAGGCCCTGGCCTCCGGCACGGACGCGGCGCAGGCCGGCTGGGACGCCCTGTGGCCGCCGGAACGCCGCGCGGCCCGCGACCTGCATCTGCTGGGCGTGCGCGCCCTGCTGGCCCTGCCGGGGGATGCCCTGCCCGCCTTCTTCCAGAGTTTCTTCCGGCTGGGCGCGCCCCAGTGGCAGGCGTTCCTCGATCCCCGCACGCCGACCGGCCCGCTGGCCCGCACCATGCTACAGGTGTTCGCCGGCGCGCCCTGGAGCGTGCGCCGCCCCCTGGCCGCGGCCGGAGTGGCCGACGCGGGCGTGAGCGTGCGCGCCCTGAGCGCGGCGATGAAGAGACCTTCCCCGCCCTCCCACCTATCTCCTGCAGCGGCGCGGCACCCTGGAGCCATGACCAGATCCATGGACGCCCAGCACGACGACGCCACCCTGCAGCGCGAAGACCTCGACCAGACCGAGACCGTTGAGGAGGGGATGCAGGGCTCGACCGGCAGCACGGACGCCAACGGCCTCGACCCCCAGGCCGACCAGCAGGAGAAATTCCAGGAGTTGCGGGACAATCTCGCGCCGCTGGCCGGGCAGCAGGAGTAG
- a CDS encoding c-type cytochrome — MRTLTNNALAGGLLGVGLGGVFLVALATPATSAAADPLATQVKSGAAVYAKSCQGCHGDKLQGVRGPALLGAGLLAKYAGGTHTLADLHTKVSKTMPKNAPASLKPQQYLDVVAFLFDRNGVALPKTGLTRASLTQPAVKAAAATPRATQVQAGAAVFASSCQGCHGATLQGGRAPELLGTDFISKWTTAGELHGLVSKAMPMNAPGTLSEQQYLDVVAFLLDRNKVAGGPAALSAKDLATPLK; from the coding sequence ATGCGAACTCTGACGAACAACGCGCTGGCCGGCGGTCTTCTGGGCGTGGGGCTGGGGGGCGTGTTCCTTGTGGCCCTGGCGACGCCCGCCACATCGGCGGCGGCTGATCCGCTGGCCACCCAGGTCAAATCCGGCGCCGCGGTCTACGCGAAAAGCTGCCAGGGCTGCCACGGCGACAAGCTGCAGGGTGTCCGTGGCCCGGCGCTGCTGGGCGCGGGCCTGCTGGCGAAATACGCGGGCGGCACGCACACGCTCGCCGACCTGCACACCAAGGTCTCCAAGACCATGCCCAAGAACGCGCCCGCCAGCCTGAAGCCCCAGCAGTATCTGGACGTGGTGGCGTTCCTGTTCGACCGCAACGGCGTGGCCCTCCCCAAGACCGGCCTGACCCGCGCCAGCTTGACCCAGCCGGCCGTGAAGGCGGCGGCCGCCACCCCGCGCGCCACCCAGGTGCAGGCGGGCGCGGCGGTGTTCGCCAGCAGCTGTCAGGGCTGCCACGGAGCGACCCTGCAGGGCGGGCGCGCGCCTGAGCTGCTGGGCACGGACTTTATCTCCAAGTGGACGACGGCCGGCGAGCTGCACGGGCTGGTGTCCAAAGCCATGCCCATGAACGCGCCGGGCACCCTCAGCGAGCAGCAGTATCTGGACGTCGTGGCGTTCCTCCTCGACCGCAACAAGGTCGCCGGCGGCCCCGCCGCGCTGAGTGCCAAGGATCTGGCGACCCCGCTGAAATAG
- the hutU gene encoding urocanate hydratase, whose product MTQTAASPSDVPAIRAPRGPERTARGWIQEAAKRMLMNNLDPEVAEHPETLVVYGGRGKAARSWAAYHTIVETLDRLENNETLLIQSGKPVAVLKTHEWAPRVILANSNLVPHWATWETFDRLDRAGLMMYGQMTAGSWIYIGTQGILQGTYETFAGAARKHFGGSLRGTVTVTAGLGGMGGAQPLAVKLAGGVSITIEIDPTRIQKRLDTRYLDEVAHSLEDAIARAESYRAQGVARSIGVQGNAAVLVPRLVELNWTPDLITDQTSAHDPMWGYLPILAPDEDAAALREERPDDYRARAYEAMAAHVRAILALQTRGAVAFDYGNNLRHRAQEAGVENAFDYPGFVPAFIRDSFCEGRGPFRWVALSGDPEDIRATDSALLELFPDDERLQSWLSYAAGQIAFQGLPARICWLGYRERDRAARLFNEMVADGRLKAPIVIGRDHLDAGSVASPYRETEAMRDGSDAVSDWPLLNFGVGIASGAAWMSFHHGGGVGMGFSQHAGLVAVADGTPEAAKRLSRCLTNDPGLGVIRHADAGYDRALDVAKERGLDLPSLGIGDGDRSGQ is encoded by the coding sequence ATGACCCAGACCGCTGCCAGCCCGTCCGATGTCCCCGCCATCCGCGCGCCGCGTGGCCCCGAGCGAACGGCCAGGGGCTGGATTCAGGAGGCCGCCAAGCGCATGTTGATGAACAACCTCGACCCCGAGGTGGCCGAGCATCCGGAGACCCTGGTGGTGTACGGCGGGCGCGGCAAGGCGGCGCGCAGCTGGGCGGCGTACCACACCATCGTGGAGACCCTCGACCGGCTGGAGAACAACGAGACCCTGCTGATCCAGTCGGGGAAGCCGGTCGCGGTGCTGAAGACCCACGAGTGGGCGCCGCGCGTGATCCTGGCGAACTCCAACCTCGTGCCGCACTGGGCGACCTGGGAGACCTTCGACCGGCTCGACCGGGCCGGATTGATGATGTACGGCCAGATGACCGCCGGGAGCTGGATCTACATCGGCACCCAGGGCATCCTGCAGGGCACCTACGAGACCTTCGCCGGGGCGGCCCGCAAACACTTCGGCGGCAGCCTGAGGGGCACGGTCACGGTGACCGCCGGGCTGGGCGGCATGGGCGGCGCGCAGCCGCTGGCGGTGAAACTCGCCGGGGGGGTCAGCATCACCATCGAGATCGACCCCACGCGCATCCAGAAGCGCCTCGACACCCGCTATCTGGATGAGGTCGCCCACAGCCTGGAGGACGCCATCGCCCGCGCCGAGAGCTACCGGGCACAGGGGGTCGCCCGCTCCATCGGCGTGCAGGGCAACGCCGCCGTGCTGGTGCCGCGGCTCGTCGAGCTGAACTGGACGCCGGATCTGATCACGGATCAGACCAGCGCCCACGACCCGATGTGGGGCTACCTGCCCATCCTCGCGCCCGACGAGGACGCCGCCGCCCTGCGTGAGGAGCGGCCGGACGACTACCGGGCACGGGCCTACGAGGCGATGGCCGCGCACGTCCGCGCCATCCTCGCCCTTCAGACCCGCGGCGCGGTGGCCTTCGACTACGGCAACAACCTCCGCCACCGGGCGCAGGAGGCCGGCGTGGAGAACGCCTTCGACTACCCCGGCTTCGTGCCCGCCTTCATCCGCGACTCCTTCTGCGAGGGGCGCGGCCCCTTCCGCTGGGTGGCGCTCTCCGGCGACCCCGAGGACATCCGCGCCACGGACAGCGCCCTGCTGGAGCTGTTCCCGGACGACGAGCGGCTGCAGTCCTGGCTGAGCTACGCCGCCGGCCAGATCGCCTTCCAGGGCCTGCCGGCGCGCATCTGCTGGCTAGGCTACCGCGAGCGCGACCGCGCCGCGCGCCTGTTCAACGAGATGGTCGCGGACGGCCGCCTGAAGGCCCCCATCGTGATCGGCCGCGACCATCTGGATGCCGGCAGCGTGGCCAGTCCCTACCGCGAGACCGAGGCCATGAGAGACGGCTCGGACGCCGTGAGCGACTGGCCGCTGCTGAACTTCGGCGTGGGCATCGCGTCCGGCGCGGCCTGGATGAGCTTCCACCACGGCGGCGGCGTGGGCATGGGCTTCTCGCAGCACGCCGGGCTGGTCGCCGTGGCCGACGGCACCCCCGAGGCCGCTAAACGCCTGAGCCGCTGCCTGACCAACGATCCCGGCCTGGGCGTGATCCGCCACGCCGACGCCGGTTACGACCGGGCGCTGGACGTGGCGAAGGAACGCGGCCTGGATCTGCCGAGCCTGGGGATCGGGGACGGGGATCGAAGTGGACAATGA
- the hutH gene encoding histidine ammonia-lyase — MILDQHLSLEAFLSVVRGGEAVELAPAARSRILRARAVIERIVDGEAAVYGVNTGFGKFASVQVPRAGLEQLQHNLIMSHAIGVGENLPAEVVRGMILLRAQSLALGHSGVRPEVVELLLFLLNAGAHPVIPAQGSVGASGDLAPLAHLALGLIGLGEMEYRGAARPSADVLSALGLSPLTLQAKEGLALINGTQLMGSLLALAVADARTLLGTANLAAAMTVEALYGSHRPFQADVMRLRPHPGAVAVASELRSFLQDSQIAPSHLVGDGKVQDAYSLRAAPQVHGASHDALEHAARVLAVEFASVTDNPLIFPDTGDVVSGGNFHGQPLAVTIDALKVAVAELGSISERRCEQLLNPALSGLPGFLAPQGGLNSGFMIAQYTAAALVSENKVLAHPASVDTIPTSANQEDHVSMGAHGARQLRAILENVQNVVGIELMCAAQALDFQQLRAGRGVQAAWEHIRARIPNMTSDRYYRPDLLRIVEMVRSGELLRVAREPSTPDGAPT, encoded by the coding sequence GTGATCCTCGACCAGCACCTCTCCCTTGAAGCCTTCCTGTCCGTCGTGCGCGGCGGCGAGGCCGTCGAACTGGCCCCGGCCGCGAGGAGCCGCATCCTGCGGGCGCGGGCGGTCATCGAGCGGATCGTGGACGGCGAGGCGGCGGTCTACGGGGTCAACACCGGCTTCGGGAAGTTCGCCTCGGTGCAGGTGCCGCGCGCGGGGCTGGAGCAGCTGCAGCACAACCTGATCATGTCGCACGCCATCGGGGTGGGGGAGAACCTGCCCGCCGAGGTCGTGCGCGGCATGATCCTGCTGCGGGCGCAGTCGCTGGCCCTGGGCCACTCGGGCGTGCGGCCGGAGGTCGTGGAGCTGCTGCTTTTTCTGCTGAACGCGGGGGCACACCCGGTCATCCCGGCGCAGGGCAGCGTGGGGGCCTCGGGGGACCTTGCGCCGCTGGCGCACCTGGCGCTGGGCCTGATCGGGCTGGGGGAGATGGAGTACCGGGGCGCGGCGCGGCCCAGCGCGGACGTGCTCAGCGCCCTGGGCCTGAGCCCGCTGACCCTGCAGGCCAAGGAGGGGCTGGCGCTGATCAACGGCACGCAGCTGATGGGCAGCCTGCTGGCCCTCGCGGTGGCGGACGCGCGCACGCTGCTTGGCACGGCGAACCTCGCGGCGGCCATGACCGTGGAGGCGCTGTACGGCTCGCACCGGCCCTTCCAGGCGGACGTGATGCGCCTGCGGCCCCATCCGGGCGCGGTGGCGGTCGCCTCGGAACTGCGCTCCTTCCTGCAGGACTCGCAGATCGCCCCGTCGCACCTCGTCGGAGACGGCAAGGTGCAGGATGCCTACTCGCTGCGGGCCGCGCCCCAGGTGCACGGGGCCAGCCATGACGCGCTGGAGCACGCCGCGCGGGTGCTGGCGGTCGAGTTCGCCTCCGTGACCGACAACCCCCTGATCTTCCCGGACACTGGGGACGTCGTGTCCGGCGGGAACTTCCACGGGCAGCCGCTCGCCGTGACCATCGACGCGCTCAAGGTGGCGGTGGCGGAGCTGGGCAGCATCTCGGAGCGCCGCTGCGAGCAGCTCCTGAACCCCGCCCTGTCCGGCCTGCCGGGCTTCCTGGCGCCGCAGGGTGGCCTGAACAGCGGCTTCATGATCGCGCAGTACACCGCCGCCGCGCTGGTCAGCGAGAACAAGGTGCTGGCGCACCCGGCCAGCGTGGACACCATTCCCACCAGCGCCAACCAGGAGGATCACGTCTCCATGGGCGCCCACGGCGCACGCCAGCTGCGGGCCATCCTGGAGAACGTACAGAACGTCGTCGGGATCGAGCTGATGTGCGCGGCCCAGGCGCTCGACTTCCAGCAGCTGCGCGCCGGGCGGGGCGTGCAGGCGGCCTGGGAGCACATCCGCGCCCGGATTCCCAACATGACCAGCGACCGTTACTACCGCCCCGATCTGCTGCGGATCGTGGAGATGGTGCGGAGCGGCGAGCTGCTGCGGGTGGCCCGCGAACCCTCGACGCCAGACGGCGCTCCGACCTAA
- a CDS encoding arginase family protein has translation MTIPPHLPYGGIPTFARAPIVEPGGEWRANVAVLGIPFDLALGFRPGARFAPRALREASLRWVPPLTGLDGVTRLSGVTFADAGDVVLPSLEPELARQRISAAAEQVRDQCSLPVFLGGDHSVTYPILRAFAGVPDLHILQLDAHLDFTDVRNDTSYSNSSPFRRASEALPNLVHITTIGLRGLRFDPEAVAAARARGHALIPMTDVGADLPGVLAQLPRGKNLYLSVDVDGFDPGVLPGTSSPEPDGLTYAQGMAILAAAARHNTIVGLDVVELAPNLDPSGRSELLAARLIMETLCAVDESDSAQPGWKP, from the coding sequence ATGACCATCCCTCCCCACCTGCCCTACGGCGGGATTCCCACTTTTGCCCGCGCGCCCATCGTGGAGCCCGGGGGCGAATGGCGGGCGAACGTCGCGGTGCTGGGCATCCCGTTCGACCTCGCCCTGGGCTTCCGGCCCGGTGCCCGTTTCGCGCCGCGGGCCCTGCGGGAGGCCAGTCTGCGCTGGGTGCCGCCCCTGACCGGCCTGGACGGCGTGACCCGGCTCTCGGGCGTCACTTTTGCCGACGCGGGCGACGTCGTGCTGCCTAGCCTGGAGCCCGAGCTGGCCCGGCAGCGGATCAGCGCGGCGGCGGAACAGGTGCGGGATCAGTGCAGCCTTCCGGTGTTCCTGGGCGGCGACCACAGCGTCACGTATCCGATCCTGCGCGCCTTCGCGGGCGTACCCGATCTGCACATCCTGCAACTGGACGCCCACCTGGATTTCACGGACGTCCGCAACGACACGAGCTACAGCAACTCCAGCCCCTTCCGGCGGGCCAGCGAGGCCCTGCCGAACCTCGTGCACATCACGACCATTGGCCTGCGCGGCCTGCGCTTCGACCCGGAGGCGGTCGCGGCAGCGCGGGCACGCGGGCACGCCCTGATCCCCATGACGGACGTGGGCGCCGACCTTCCGGGCGTACTGGCCCAGCTGCCTCGCGGGAAGAATCTGTACCTCAGCGTGGACGTGGACGGCTTCGACCCCGGCGTCCTCCCCGGCACCAGCAGCCCCGAACCGGACGGCCTGACCTACGCGCAGGGCATGGCGATCCTGGCCGCAGCGGCGCGGCACAACACCATCGTGGGCCTGGACGTGGTGGAACTGGCCCCGAACCTCGACCCCAGCGGCCGGAGCGAACTGCTGGCCGCCCGGCTGATCATGGAGACGCTGTGCGCCGTGGACGAGTCCGACTCCGCACAGCCCGGGTGGAAGCCATGA
- the sdaAB gene encoding L-serine ammonia-lyase, iron-sulfur-dependent subunit beta — MSLLDMIGPVMIGPSSSHTAGACRLGLVAHHLLGEAPRQATIGLHASFAKTGRGHGTHLALVAGLLGYRPDDARLPHAFQEAQAAGLNCEFRDVDLGDVHPNTAHIDLRGEQQRLTLQGSSTGGGVIQVSQVQGLGVNFSGASPTVLLRYTDAVGMIARIASTVAADGVNIATLTCTRETRGGQALLAIELDQALSAEALAFLNRWPDVNWVRMLPKLMDG, encoded by the coding sequence ATGTCCCTGCTCGACATGATCGGCCCTGTCATGATCGGCCCCAGTTCCAGCCACACGGCGGGGGCCTGCCGTCTGGGCCTGGTGGCCCACCACCTGCTGGGCGAGGCACCCCGGCAGGCGACCATCGGCCTGCACGCCAGCTTCGCCAAGACTGGGCGTGGCCACGGCACGCATCTGGCGCTGGTCGCGGGCTTGCTGGGCTACCGGCCCGACGACGCCCGGCTGCCCCACGCCTTTCAGGAGGCCCAGGCGGCCGGGCTGAACTGCGAGTTCCGCGACGTCGACCTGGGGGACGTCCACCCGAATACCGCGCACATCGACCTGCGGGGCGAGCAGCAGCGGCTCACCCTGCAGGGCAGCAGCACGGGCGGCGGCGTGATCCAGGTCAGCCAGGTTCAGGGGCTGGGCGTCAACTTCAGCGGGGCCAGCCCCACCGTGCTGCTGCGCTACACCGACGCCGTGGGCATGATCGCCCGCATCGCCAGCACGGTCGCCGCCGACGGGGTGAACATCGCCACGCTGACCTGTACCCGCGAGACGCGCGGGGGCCAGGCGCTGCTGGCGATCGAACTCGATCAGGCGCTGAGTGCCGAGGCCCTGGCGTTCCTGAACCGCTGGCCGGACGTGAACTGGGTGCGGATGCTGCCGAAACTGATGGACGGCTGA
- the hutI gene encoding imidazolonepropionase, producing the protein MTGTGTLFTNIGQLVTPAAGVQRGAAMRDLNVTRDAALLVQDGVIRWAGPRADAPASPDEHDLGGVAVVPGLVDPHTHAVWAGDRLADFEARIAGVPYEEILARGGGIRSSMRATGAASVDDLVTLARPRLQALRHSGATTVEVKSGYGMEFGAESRMLRAIRDLQAEFQLVPTLLIHVPPTEDRAEYVQAVCHDLIPSVAREGLAAAVDVFTEREAFTVNETRAILQAGKANGLHVKIHADQFHAIGGTELACELGALSVDHLEASGPAQIAALAASSTVATLLPGVSLHLGLPAAPGRALIDAGAAVAVGTDLNPGSSPLYSAQMALALAVRLCGLTPAEALCAATVNAAAALGLADRGALVPGQRADFLALHSADWRDLPYTLGASSVRSVFVGGTAL; encoded by the coding sequence ATGACTGGCACCGGAACGCTGTTCACGAACATCGGCCAGCTCGTCACCCCGGCAGCCGGCGTGCAGCGTGGCGCGGCGATGCGCGACCTGAACGTCACTCGCGACGCGGCGCTGCTGGTGCAGGACGGCGTGATCCGCTGGGCCGGGCCGCGCGCCGACGCCCCGGCCAGCCCGGACGAGCACGACCTGGGCGGCGTGGCCGTCGTTCCGGGGCTCGTCGATCCGCACACGCACGCGGTCTGGGCGGGGGATCGCCTGGCGGATTTCGAGGCGCGCATCGCTGGCGTTCCGTACGAGGAGATTCTCGCGCGGGGCGGGGGCATCCGCTCCTCGATGCGGGCGACCGGCGCGGCCAGCGTGGACGACCTCGTGACCCTGGCCCGGCCCCGCCTGCAGGCCCTGCGGCACTCCGGCGCCACGACGGTGGAGGTCAAGAGCGGGTACGGGATGGAGTTTGGCGCTGAATCGAGGATGCTGCGGGCCATCCGTGATCTCCAGGCTGAATTTCAGCTCGTCCCCACGCTGCTGATCCACGTCCCTCCCACGGAGGACAGGGCGGAGTACGTGCAGGCAGTGTGCCACGACCTCATCCCCAGCGTGGCGCGTGAGGGACTGGCCGCTGCCGTGGACGTGTTCACCGAGCGCGAGGCGTTCACGGTGAACGAAACCCGCGCCATCCTCCAGGCGGGGAAGGCCAACGGCCTGCACGTCAAAATTCATGCCGACCAGTTCCACGCCATCGGTGGCACCGAACTCGCCTGCGAGCTGGGCGCCCTGAGCGTGGATCACCTGGAGGCCAGCGGCCCCGCGCAGATCGCCGCGCTGGCCGCGTCGAGCACCGTGGCGACCCTGCTGCCGGGCGTCAGCCTGCACCTGGGACTGCCGGCGGCGCCGGGCCGCGCCCTGATCGACGCGGGCGCGGCCGTGGCGGTCGGCACCGACCTGAATCCCGGCTCATCTCCGCTGTACAGCGCTCAGATGGCCCTGGCCCTCGCGGTGCGCCTGTGCGGGCTGACTCCCGCCGAGGCCCTGTGCGCCGCCACCGTGAACGCGGCCGCTGCGCTGGGCCTCGCCGACCGGGGCGCCCTCGTGCCCGGCCAGCGGGCCGATTTCCTCGCCCTGCACAGTGCCGACTGGCGCGACCTGCCCTATACGCTGGGGGCCAGTTCAGTGCGAAGCGTCTTCGTCGGCGGCACTGCACTCTGA
- the sdaAA gene encoding L-serine ammonia-lyase, iron-sulfur-dependent, subunit alpha: MTLDDILNAPSPASAWILAQDCAETGLDPQDIRAEMLRRIGQMRESIERGLSSDARSITGMVGWNAKGLWDAPDVLGAPLLRRVQAYAMAVNEENARMGKIVAAPTAGSAGTIPGALIGVADHLGLPDERLVDPMILAAGIGKAISRRMFISGAAGGCQAEIGSSAAMAAAAVVELLGGTPRAAVHAASMALMNTIGLVCDPVGGYVEVPCVSRNAFYAVHAVSAAQLALAQLESFIPPDEVLGAMASVGRMMPAALRETAEGGLAQTPTGLAVTERMEGKGGETGGMIDLPMA; encoded by the coding sequence ATGACCCTAGACGACATTCTCAACGCCCCCTCCCCGGCCTCCGCCTGGATTCTCGCCCAGGACTGCGCTGAGACCGGCCTCGACCCCCAGGACATCCGCGCCGAGATGCTGCGGCGCATCGGGCAGATGCGCGAGAGCATCGAGCGGGGCCTGAGCAGTGACGCCAGGAGCATCACCGGCATGGTGGGCTGGAACGCCAAGGGTCTGTGGGACGCGCCGGACGTGCTGGGCGCGCCCCTGCTGAGGCGGGTGCAGGCCTACGCGATGGCCGTGAACGAGGAGAACGCCCGCATGGGCAAGATCGTCGCGGCGCCCACCGCCGGCAGCGCGGGCACCATCCCCGGCGCCCTGATCGGCGTGGCCGACCACCTGGGGCTGCCCGACGAGCGATTGGTCGATCCCATGATCCTGGCGGCCGGCATCGGCAAGGCGATCAGCAGGCGCATGTTCATCTCGGGCGCCGCCGGGGGCTGTCAGGCCGAGATCGGCTCCAGCGCCGCGATGGCCGCCGCCGCCGTGGTCGAGCTGCTGGGCGGCACCCCGCGCGCCGCCGTCCACGCCGCCTCCATGGCCCTGATGAACACCATCGGGCTGGTGTGCGATCCGGTGGGCGGCTACGTCGAGGTGCCCTGTGTGAGCCGCAACGCCTTCTACGCGGTGCACGCCGTCAGCGCCGCTCAGCTCGCCCTGGCGCAGCTGGAGAGCTTCATTCCCCCCGACGAGGTGCTCGGCGCCATGGCCTCGGTGGGCCGCATGATGCCCGCCGCCCTGCGAGAGACCGCCGAGGGGGGGCTGGCCCAGACCCCGACCGGGCTGGCCGTGACCGAGCGCATGGAGGGCAAGGGCGGCGAGACGGGTGGGATGATCGATTTACCGATGGCCTGA
- a CDS encoding IclR family transcriptional regulator, translating to MPRTHATVDQAVRLLSLFDADRSEWSLSDLARHLGQPTSTVHEGLSTLAAAGLLSRVGRGRYRLGWRLLKLSSALYGSLPWYAPAHEAMERLARGTHLLAFLCVLDGDRVLCVARSVQGRDGPPVAGELDFELPAHATASGKLLLALAGQPLPQPAPALTSRTLTTPEQWQAETARLRAHGHAHSQDEWATGTSSLAAPIRGEGNAVLAALGLSLPTPRLREHDTLLRALQDAAAEVSWALGHR from the coding sequence ATGCCGCGCACCCACGCCACCGTCGATCAGGCTGTGCGGCTGCTCTCCCTCTTCGACGCCGACCGCAGCGAGTGGTCGCTGAGCGATCTGGCGCGGCACCTGGGCCAGCCGACCTCCACCGTCCACGAGGGCCTGAGCACGCTGGCCGCGGCCGGGCTGCTGAGCCGGGTGGGGCGGGGCCGCTACCGCCTGGGCTGGCGCCTGCTGAAGCTGAGCAGCGCCCTGTACGGCTCGCTGCCCTGGTACGCCCCGGCCCACGAGGCGATGGAGCGCCTAGCGCGCGGCACCCACCTGCTGGCCTTCCTGTGCGTACTGGACGGAGACCGCGTGCTGTGCGTGGCCCGCTCGGTACAGGGACGGGACGGGCCGCCGGTGGCCGGTGAACTCGACTTCGAACTCCCGGCCCACGCCACCGCGAGCGGCAAGCTGCTGCTGGCGCTGGCCGGACAGCCCCTCCCGCAGCCGGCCCCGGCCCTCACGTCGCGCACGCTGACCACGCCCGAACAGTGGCAGGCCGAGACCGCGCGCCTCCGGGCGCACGGCCACGCGCACAGCCAGGACGAATGGGCGACGGGCACCAGCAGCCTCGCCGCGCCGATCCGGGGTGAGGGGAACGCCGTGCTGGCCGCGCTGGGCCTGAGCCTGCCCACGCCACGCCTGAGGGAACACGACACCCTGCTGCGCGCCCTGCAGGACGCCGCCGCCGAGGTGAGCTGGGCGCTGGGCCACCGCTAG